A region of Candidatus Omnitrophota bacterium DNA encodes the following proteins:
- a CDS encoding N-acetyltransferase: MIRKAKIDEVKEIQKLINLYAERGLMLYRSLNELYDNIRDYFVYEEREKILGTCALHISWEDLAEIKSLAVEESVQHKGIGSSLVKEAIKEAKALGIRQLFVLTYIPEFFEKLDFRKIDKAQLPQKIWGECINCAKFPDCQEVALIKKI, translated from the coding sequence ATGATACGAAAGGCAAAGATTGATGAGGTTAAGGAGATTCAAAAATTGATTAATCTGTATGCTGAACGCGGTTTAATGCTTTACCGTTCCCTTAATGAATTATACGATAATATCCGTGATTATTTTGTTTATGAAGAAAGAGAGAAAATTTTAGGAACCTGTGCTTTACATATTTCATGGGAGGATTTGGCAGAGATAAAGTCGCTGGCGGTAGAAGAATCCGTACAACATAAAGGAATTGGATCGAGCCTGGTAAAGGAAGCGATTAAAGAAGCCAAAGCTTTGGGTATTAGACAGCTTTTTGTTTTGACTTATATACCCGAGTTTTTTGAAAAATTAGATTTTAGAAAGATTGATAAAGCGCAGTTACCTCAGAAAATATGGGGAGAATGCATAAATTGTGCAAAATTTCCTGATTGCCAGGAAGTTGCACTTATTAAAAAAATTTGA
- a CDS encoding ATP-binding cassette domain-containing protein, translated as MNILEVRDLKKYFPIKKGLFYKTVGYVKAVDGVSFSLDKGKTLGIVGESGSGKSTLAKMLVRIIQPDAGEIFLKGKEVSCLSEKEFRALLGFISIVFQDPFSSLDPRFTVEKIVLEGMELSKKTKYEKKTRVVELLELVGLSKDALERFPHEFSGGQRQRISIARALAGETELVILDEPVSSLDLSIQAQIINLLIDLQEKLNLSYIFIAHDLRVIRHVSDEVCVIYRGKILEKANSEEIFRNSLHPYTKLLLSAIPTLGKKKLPVSTLKITGKDSNGKDRLCSFLPRCRERKSVCEEKEYVLKEVSPGHWVSCCLFD; from the coding sequence ATGAATATTTTAGAAGTTAGGGATTTAAAGAAATATTTTCCGATTAAAAAAGGGCTTTTTTATAAAACTGTGGGATATGTAAAGGCAGTTGATGGAGTAAGTTTTTCTCTGGATAAAGGGAAAACTTTGGGAATAGTGGGAGAGAGCGGATCGGGAAAATCTACTTTGGCAAAAATGTTGGTAAGAATTATCCAACCTGATGCAGGGGAGATTTTCTTAAAAGGGAAAGAAGTATCTTGTCTTTCTGAGAAGGAGTTTAGGGCATTATTAGGATTTATTTCTATTGTTTTTCAAGACCCGTTTTCTTCCCTCGATCCCCGTTTTACAGTAGAGAAGATTGTTTTAGAAGGGATGGAATTGTCGAAAAAGACTAAGTATGAGAAAAAGACAAGAGTAGTAGAGCTTTTAGAACTTGTGGGATTATCCAAAGATGCTTTAGAAAGATTTCCTCATGAGTTTAGCGGCGGACAACGACAAAGGATAAGCATTGCCCGCGCTTTGGCAGGGGAAACAGAGTTAGTTATTCTGGATGAGCCAGTTTCTTCCTTGGATTTATCGATACAGGCACAGATTATCAATCTTCTAATAGATTTACAAGAGAAATTAAATTTGAGTTATATTTTTATTGCTCATGATTTAAGGGTCATTCGTCACGTAAGTGATGAAGTATGTGTTATTTATCGAGGAAAAATTTTAGAAAAGGCTAATTCTGAGGAGATTTTTAGAAATTCTCTCCATCCCTATACAAAACTTCTTCTTTCTGCGATTCCTACTTTAGGTAAAAAAAAGTTACCCGTTTCTACCTTAAAGATAACAGGGAAAGATTCAAACGGTAAAGATAGATTATGTAGTTTCTTACCGCGGTGTAGAGAAAGAAAGTCTGTTTGCGAAGAGAAGGAGTATGTATTAAAAGAGGTTTCTCCTGGCCATTGGGTTTCCTGTTGTCTTTTTGACTAA
- a CDS encoding ABC transporter ATP-binding protein — protein sequence MDKLLEIKNLKVYFYSNGGITKVIDEVSLDIKRGEFFAVVGESGCGKTMLALSILNLVPSPGRIVEGNIVFEGKELINFSERDWQSLRGKDIAMVFQEPLTSLNPVLSVGTQIVEMLVFHLKMDKREARLRAIDSLRNVGFDQPEVLLDSYPHQLSGGMRQRAMIAMSLCCNPKLLILDEPTTALDTTIQAQILELIFRIKREFQLTSLFITHDLAIVEEIADRVGIMYLGKIVETGKVEEIFQNPKHPYTQKLLACFPELSKPKTFLNAIPGQVPDILNRPLGCPFHPRCEKRVGICDKEFPETSEITESHWVWCHNF from the coding sequence ATGGATAAGTTATTAGAAATTAAGAATCTAAAAGTATATTTTTATTCCAATGGGGGTATCACTAAAGTTATTGATGAAGTTTCCCTGGATATCAAAAGAGGAGAATTCTTTGCCGTTGTGGGAGAGTCGGGGTGTGGGAAAACAATGCTTGCGCTATCTATTTTAAACCTCGTTCCTTCTCCGGGTAGAATAGTGGAGGGAAATATCGTTTTTGAAGGAAAGGAGTTGATTAATTTTTCAGAAAGGGATTGGCAATCTCTACGTGGGAAAGATATAGCTATGGTTTTTCAAGAACCGCTTACTTCATTGAATCCGGTCCTTTCTGTAGGAACTCAGATAGTTGAGATGTTAGTTTTTCATCTCAAGATGGATAAGAGAGAAGCACGTCTCAGGGCTATTGATTCGTTAAGAAACGTCGGTTTTGACCAACCCGAAGTTTTACTTGATAGTTATCCTCATCAGTTAAGTGGGGGGATGCGTCAGAGGGCGATGATTGCCATGTCTCTTTGTTGTAATCCGAAATTATTGATTCTCGATGAACCAACAACTGCTTTAGATACTACCATTCAAGCACAGATTTTAGAATTAATTTTTAGAATAAAGAGAGAGTTTCAACTTACTTCTTTGTTTATTACCCATGATTTGGCTATTGTAGAAGAGATTGCGGATAGGGTGGGAATAATGTATTTGGGTAAAATTGTGGAAACAGGAAAGGTGGAAGAAATTTTCCAGAACCCAAAGCATCCTTATACACAGAAACTTCTTGCCTGTTTTCCAGAATTGAGCAAACCTAAAACTTTTCTCAACGCAATTCCCGGGCAGGTTCCCGACATACTTAATAGGCCTTTAGGTTGTCCATTTCATCCACGTTGTGAAAAAAGGGTTGGGATTTGCGATAAAGAATTTCCCGAGACATCCGAAATCACGGAGAGTCATTGGGTATGGTGCCACAATTTTTGA
- a CDS encoding ABC transporter permease, with the protein MNKQIRNPKSEIRSKTKTPFQIALYRFKKHRIAIWGFWMLVVLYILAIFADFFAPYNFDNEKRENSYHPPTKIYFAKEKSRLYFYIYRYQQKFDDFYRRIYYEDRTQIYPLRLFYKGDEYKLLGIFKTRVHLFGVSEPARIYLFGADSRGRDLFSRILHGARISLSIGLVGVSISFFLGMFMGGIAGYFGGRIDNFIMRLCEIIMMVPGFYLMLTLRATFPLSLSSVQIYFLIVVILSFIGWAGLARVIRGMALSLREKEFVLSARVSGLSNIKVIYRHILPNLFSYIIVAITLSIPGYILGESVLSLIGLGIQDPYASWGNLLSDAMAISEIQRHPWILIPGLFIFITVSAFNLLGDGLRDAFDPHRTMSKL; encoded by the coding sequence ATGAATAAACAAATCCGAAATCCGAAGTCCGAAATCCGAAGTAAAACAAAGACTCCATTTCAGATTGCCCTTTATCGTTTTAAAAAGCATCGTATAGCGATATGGGGTTTCTGGATGTTGGTTGTTCTTTATATTCTTGCAATCTTTGCAGATTTTTTTGCCCCCTATAATTTCGATAATGAAAAGAGAGAAAATTCTTATCATCCTCCCACAAAGATATATTTTGCAAAAGAAAAGAGTCGGCTATATTTTTACATTTACAGATACCAACAGAAATTTGACGATTTTTATCGCCGTATTTATTATGAAGACAGGACGCAGATTTATCCCCTAAGACTTTTCTATAAAGGAGATGAATATAAATTATTAGGGATTTTTAAAACCAGGGTTCATCTCTTTGGTGTAAGTGAGCCGGCAAGAATTTATCTCTTTGGAGCAGATAGTCGTGGGCGAGATTTATTTTCTCGTATCTTACATGGGGCAAGAATCTCGCTTTCTATTGGTTTAGTAGGGGTAAGTATCAGTTTCTTCTTAGGGATGTTTATGGGAGGAATTGCCGGATATTTTGGGGGCAGAATCGACAATTTTATTATGCGACTCTGCGAGATTATCATGATGGTTCCGGGTTTTTATCTGATGCTTACTCTACGGGCAACTTTTCCTCTTAGTTTAAGTTCAGTGCAGATTTATTTTCTTATTGTTGTTATTCTTTCTTTTATTGGGTGGGCAGGATTAGCAAGAGTTATTAGAGGAATGGCTCTTTCTTTGAGAGAAAAAGAATTTGTACTTTCTGCGCGTGTCTCTGGCTTAAGCAACATAAAGGTCATCTATCGTCACATTCTACCTAATTTATTTTCTTATATTATTGTAGCTATTACGCTCTCTATCCCTGGTTATATTTTAGGAGAATCGGTTTTAAGTTTGATTGGTTTAGGGATACAAGACCCTTATGCCAGCTGGGGTAATCTTCTTTCCGATGCAATGGCAATAAGCGAGATTCAGAGGCATCCTTGGATATTAATTCCTGGACTATTTATTTTTATCACCGTATCAGCTTTTAATCTCTTAGGAGATGGATTAAGGGATGCCTTTGACCCGCATAGGACAATGAGTAAGCTCTAA
- a CDS encoding ABC transporter permease, which translates to MRTYILRRLLISFPLLLAISFITFLFIQLAPGDYFDTLRLNPQISPETIRMYEVQYQLDKPWIIQYLCWLKNILKLDLGYSFTQKNPVTKVIKSRIGNTLLLSFSSLLFTWLIAIPLGIFCAIKQYRFWDRLFSAFSFIGLSIPSFFLAILLLFIASLTGIFPTGGMRSANFEEFNFFIKIIDILKHLAIPTIVVSLGAIASLQRIMRGNMLEVLRQRYILTARAKGLPERRVLYTHALKNAINPLITIFGYHLSDILSGAALTEIICNWPGLGSVMLSAVRSQDIYLVMGTMLISGVMLIIGNLVADVLLAWFDPRIRYE; encoded by the coding sequence ATGAGAACATATATTTTAAGACGTTTGCTTATTTCCTTTCCTTTACTATTGGCAATTTCCTTCATTACTTTTCTATTTATTCAACTCGCGCCGGGAGACTATTTTGACACACTGAGGCTTAATCCTCAAATTTCTCCGGAAACGATTAGAATGTATGAGGTTCAGTATCAGCTCGATAAACCGTGGATAATTCAGTATCTTTGTTGGTTAAAAAATATACTTAAATTAGACTTAGGTTACTCTTTTACCCAGAAGAATCCTGTTACTAAGGTAATAAAAAGTAGGATTGGGAATACTTTGCTTTTGTCTTTTTCGAGTCTTTTATTTACTTGGTTAATTGCTATCCCTTTGGGCATATTTTGTGCCATAAAGCAGTATCGCTTCTGGGATAGATTATTTTCTGCTTTTTCTTTTATTGGTTTGTCTATTCCGAGCTTTTTTCTCGCCATACTCCTATTGTTTATTGCCAGTCTTACCGGAATATTTCCTACAGGAGGTATGCGCTCGGCTAATTTTGAAGAGTTTAATTTCTTTATTAAGATAATTGATATCCTTAAACACCTCGCTATTCCTACGATAGTAGTTTCCTTAGGCGCGATTGCTTCTTTACAGAGAATTATGCGGGGTAATATGCTGGAGGTATTGCGTCAACGTTACATTCTCACAGCGCGTGCGAAAGGATTACCGGAGAGAAGAGTTTTATATACCCATGCTTTGAAAAATGCGATTAATCCTCTCATAACCATTTTTGGATATCACCTTTCGGATATTTTGAGTGGTGCAGCCTTAACAGAGATAATCTGTAACTGGCCAGGATTGGGGTCGGTTATGCTTAGTGCAGTAAGAAGTCAAGATATATATTTGGTGATGGGAACCATGCTCATCAGCGGAGTTATGCTTATTATAGGGAATTTAGTTGCCGATGTTTTACTTGCTTGGTTTGACCCACGGATAAGATATGAATAA
- a CDS encoding ABC transporter substrate-binding protein, with translation MYRRIIEVLSLLFLLGCSVEKGSVPSSKKNLSSPLPQNYIPSIGSYGGSLILATIADPKSFNPIVAKETSTTVITGLIFEGLTRVNGITLDVEPNLAESWRIENDGLTYIFKLRKDVFWHDGEKFTAEDVVFTFNELIYNPKIPTSARDIFTIDGQLIKVDKFSDYEVRFDLPKRFAPFLMGMGQEILPKHILHRPLKEGRFNFTWGLDTPPEQIVGTGPFKLVKYLPGEKVILERNALYWRKDREGKRLPYLEKIVFLIVQSQDTAFLKFKEGIIDYYSLRGEDYPLLKPKEKEGNFTIFNTGPVFGENYLVFNQNRSINPQTGKPFVEPKKINWFTNRRFREAVAHVLDKESMINIVLNGLGIAQDGPLSPSSGFFYNPYVKKYEYNIEKAKMILREEGFVDRDGDGFLEDREGNRVEFSLYTNAGNNERVKIAQLIRKDFEKIGFKVNFMPLEFNLLVSKLDSTFDWDAIVLGLTGGIEPHFGANVWYSWGQLHLWYPRQEKPATDWEKRIDEIFTQAVQELDKEKRKKLYDEWQLIVSENLPLIYTVLPFNIFAVRNKFGNLYPTSYGGAFHNIEEIYIK, from the coding sequence ATGTACAGAAGGATTATTGAAGTATTGTCTCTTTTATTCCTTTTGGGCTGTAGTGTAGAAAAAGGTTCTGTCCCTTCCAGTAAGAAAAATTTATCATCACCGCTTCCTCAAAATTACATTCCTTCCATCGGATCTTATGGCGGGAGTCTTATTTTAGCAACTATTGCCGACCCAAAATCTTTTAACCCCATTGTAGCTAAAGAGACTTCAACTACGGTTATCACAGGATTAATTTTTGAGGGACTTACAAGGGTAAATGGAATTACCTTGGATGTGGAACCAAATTTGGCAGAATCTTGGAGGATAGAAAATGATGGGCTTACTTATATTTTTAAATTGCGCAAAGATGTTTTCTGGCACGATGGAGAGAAATTTACTGCTGAGGATGTGGTTTTTACTTTTAATGAATTGATCTACAATCCCAAGATACCTACCAGTGCAAGAGATATCTTTACCATTGATGGGCAGTTGATAAAGGTAGATAAATTTAGTGATTATGAAGTTAGATTTGATTTACCCAAAAGGTTTGCGCCTTTTTTGATGGGGATGGGACAGGAGATTCTGCCTAAACATATTCTCCATAGACCGTTAAAGGAAGGAAGATTTAATTTTACATGGGGTTTAGACACTCCGCCTGAACAGATTGTAGGGACTGGCCCTTTTAAATTGGTAAAATATCTTCCCGGCGAGAAAGTAATTCTTGAAAGGAATGCTTTATATTGGAGGAAGGATAGAGAAGGTAAACGTCTTCCTTATTTAGAAAAGATAGTTTTTCTTATTGTTCAGAGTCAGGATACTGCTTTTCTTAAATTTAAAGAAGGGATAATTGATTACTATAGTTTGCGTGGAGAGGATTACCCCCTTTTAAAACCCAAAGAGAAAGAAGGGAATTTTACGATTTTTAATACTGGCCCTGTTTTTGGAGAGAATTATCTGGTATTTAATCAGAACAGAAGCATTAACCCCCAGACAGGAAAGCCATTTGTTGAACCCAAAAAGATAAATTGGTTTACCAATAGAAGATTCCGAGAAGCGGTAGCCCATGTTCTGGATAAGGAATCGATGATTAATATTGTGCTTAATGGTTTAGGTATTGCACAAGATGGACCATTGAGCCCATCTTCAGGATTCTTTTATAATCCTTACGTTAAGAAATACGAATACAATATAGAAAAAGCAAAAATGATTTTAAGAGAGGAAGGATTTGTTGACCGTGATGGTGATGGTTTTTTAGAAGATAGAGAAGGTAATCGCGTGGAGTTTAGTCTATATACAAATGCAGGGAATAATGAACGCGTTAAAATTGCTCAGCTTATTCGTAAGGACTTCGAGAAGATTGGATTCAAGGTTAATTTTATGCCTTTAGAATTTAATCTTTTGGTTTCTAAACTTGATTCCACTTTTGATTGGGATGCTATAGTCCTGGGATTAACCGGAGGAATTGAACCACACTTTGGTGCAAATGTTTGGTATTCATGGGGGCAGCTTCATCTCTGGTACCCCCGGCAAGAAAAGCCCGCTACAGATTGGGAGAAGAGAATTGATGAAATATTTACCCAGGCGGTTCAGGAATTAGATAAAGAAAAGAGAAAAAAATTGTATGATGAATGGCAATTGATTGTTTCTGAGAATTTACCTTTAATTTATACGGTATTACCTTTCAATATTTTTGCCGTGAGGAACAAATTCGGCAATCTCTATCCAACCTCTTATGGTGGGGCTTTTCATAATATAGAGGAAATCTATATTAAATAG
- the secG gene encoding preprotein translocase subunit SecG: MLGLIIAVHVIVCVFLIFLILIQPGKGYGLSETFGGQAQTIFGTRAGTLITRITAISATIFLIASLGIAIISGKRTTSIMERLKQGEVKKEVVGEKSVPPVESSQEVPSPIQENASPNQ, translated from the coding sequence ATGTTAGGATTAATTATTGCTGTTCATGTTATTGTATGCGTCTTTCTCATTTTTCTTATTCTAATTCAGCCTGGCAAAGGTTATGGGCTTTCTGAAACGTTTGGTGGGCAAGCACAGACTATCTTTGGGACAAGAGCAGGGACATTGATTACGCGTATAACGGCAATTTCCGCAACGATATTTTTGATTGCCAGTTTAGGTATAGCCATTATCTCTGGCAAAAGGACCACTTCCATTATGGAACGTTTAAAACAGGGAGAAGTTAAGAAAGAAGTAGTAGGAGAAAAGTCCGTTCCTCCGGTAGAAAGTAGCCAAGAAGTTCCTTCCCCAATACAGGAGAATGCTTCGCCGAATCAATAA
- the tpiA gene encoding triose-phosphate isomerase has product MRRPIIAGNWKMHKTVTEAIDLVNGLKRNFIDEMEMDIVVCPPYTVLSEVEEVIRDSQIKLGAQDMHWEDKGAFTSEISPLMLKDLGVEYVIIGHSERRQFFGETNETVNRKVKSALKYKLIPIVCVGETLEERKRGETFEVVKDHLENGLGGIEVQEPSDLVIAYEPVWAIGTGINATASQAEEVHSYIRDFLNKIFGKDIAEGIRIQYGGSVKPDNIEDLIREKDVDGALVGGASLDLVSFTEIIKKSQAINQLKGA; this is encoded by the coding sequence ATGAGACGACCAATAATTGCCGGAAACTGGAAGATGCACAAAACTGTTACAGAGGCAATAGATTTAGTAAATGGCCTTAAAAGGAATTTTATTGATGAGATGGAAATGGATATTGTTGTTTGTCCTCCTTATACGGTTTTGTCAGAAGTAGAGGAAGTTATTAGGGATTCTCAGATTAAACTGGGTGCGCAGGATATGCACTGGGAAGATAAAGGCGCTTTTACCAGCGAGATTTCTCCGTTAATGTTAAAGGATTTAGGAGTTGAATATGTGATTATAGGACATTCGGAAAGAAGACAGTTTTTTGGGGAAACTAACGAAACAGTGAACAGAAAAGTTAAATCGGCTTTAAAGTATAAACTGATTCCCATTGTATGCGTAGGAGAAACTCTTGAAGAGAGAAAAAGGGGTGAAACTTTTGAAGTTGTCAAAGACCATTTAGAAAATGGTTTAGGAGGCATAGAAGTGCAAGAACCTTCGGACTTGGTGATTGCTTATGAACCGGTATGGGCAATAGGAACAGGAATAAATGCTACTGCCTCTCAAGCAGAAGAAGTCCATAGCTATATCAGGGATTTTCTGAATAAAATTTTTGGTAAAGATATTGCGGAAGGCATCAGGATTCAGTATGGAGGTAGCGTTAAACCTGATAATATTGAAGATTTAATCAGGGAAAAAGATGTGGATGGCGCTTTGGTGGGAGGAGCAAGTTTGGATTTAGTTTCTTTTACAGAGATTATAAAAAAATCTCAAGCGATTAATCAGCTTAAAGGCGCATGA
- a CDS encoding phosphoglycerate kinase, which produces MAKLTIRDLDLKDKLVLMRVDFNVPLDEKLNVTDDIRIRAALPTIKYALDNGAKKIILMSHLGRPDGKVKEELRLNPVAKRLEELLGIRVKKLDDCVGDLTKKEIKESAEKIILLENLRFHPEEEKNDSGFAKQLAALGDLFVNDAFGTCHRAHASTEGVTHYLTSAAGFLLEKEIKYLGEALANPRRPFVVILGGAKVSDKIGVIEHLLPKADAILIGGAMAYTFLKAKDINIGNSKFEKDKIELAKKILEKANNLKKNLVLPSDHLIADKIEPNAKTLNTKDSNIPEGWLGVDIGEKTIDAFKKVLKNAQTIAWNGPLGIFETDSFSKGTKEIALFIAGLSAITVVGGGDTASAVAKFGVEEKMTHVSTGGGASLEYMEGKVLPGIASLRDK; this is translated from the coding sequence ATGGCAAAATTAACAATCAGAGATTTAGATTTGAAAGATAAGTTGGTCTTGATGCGCGTGGATTTTAATGTGCCTTTAGATGAGAAATTAAATGTTACCGACGACATAAGAATTAGAGCGGCCCTGCCTACGATAAAATATGCTTTAGATAATGGTGCAAAGAAGATAATTCTCATGAGCCATTTAGGTAGGCCAGATGGTAAGGTAAAGGAAGAATTAAGACTAAATCCTGTAGCAAAAAGATTGGAAGAGTTGTTAGGAATAAGGGTAAAAAAACTTGATGACTGTGTTGGAGATTTGACTAAAAAGGAAATTAAAGAGTCTGCAGAAAAAATAATTCTTCTTGAGAATTTAAGATTTCATCCTGAAGAAGAGAAGAACGACTCTGGTTTTGCCAAACAGCTTGCTGCATTGGGAGATTTATTTGTTAACGATGCTTTTGGAACCTGTCATCGTGCGCATGCTTCTACAGAGGGTGTAACGCATTATCTTACATCCGCCGCAGGATTTTTGTTAGAGAAAGAGATTAAATATTTAGGTGAGGCTTTGGCTAATCCCAGAAGACCTTTTGTAGTTATTCTTGGAGGAGCAAAGGTTTCGGACAAAATAGGAGTTATTGAGCATCTTTTACCCAAGGCGGATGCGATTCTTATCGGAGGGGCGATGGCTTATACCTTTCTTAAGGCAAAAGACATAAATATAGGAAATTCGAAATTTGAGAAAGATAAGATTGAACTTGCTAAAAAGATTCTGGAAAAGGCGAATAATTTAAAGAAGAATTTAGTGCTTCCCTCTGACCATCTCATTGCCGATAAAATTGAACCTAATGCTAAAACGTTAAACACAAAAGATTCCAATATTCCTGAGGGATGGTTAGGAGTAGACATAGGAGAAAAAACTATTGATGCGTTCAAAAAGGTTCTTAAAAATGCTCAAACCATTGCTTGGAACGGTCCTTTGGGTATTTTTGAAACTGATTCCTTTAGTAAAGGAACAAAAGAAATTGCTCTTTTTATAGCCGGCCTTTCTGCCATTACCGTAGTGGGCGGGGGAGATACTGCTTCTGCGGTGGCAAAATTCGGAGTGGAAGAAAAGATGACTCACGTTTCTACAGGGGGAGGAGCTTCTTTAGAATATATGGAAGGTAAGGTTTTGCCGGGTATTGCTAGCCTTAGGGATAAATAA
- the gap gene encoding type I glyceraldehyde-3-phosphate dehydrogenase, with product MGVRIGINGFGRIGRLVFRAGYKDLDVVVINDLPVGTKVLGHLLKYDSTFGTFSANVETKEDALIVDGKEIKVTSFKSPAEIPWKNLGVDIVVESSGVFTDKEKAIGHIQQGAKKVIITAPAKNEDITIVLGVNDTNYDPKNHHIISNASCTTNCLAPVAKVLLDNFGVKKGLMTTIHSYTNDQRVLDLPHKDLRRARAANLSMIPTTTGAAKAIGLVLPQLKGKMDGLAIRVPTPNVSLVDLVCEVEKDATKEEINSAFKRASETNLKGILYYCDLPLVSRDFNGSNYSAIFDAELTNVIDKRLVKVLAWYDNEWAYSLRVVDLVKLVAKKL from the coding sequence ATGGGTGTAAGAATTGGAATTAATGGTTTTGGGAGGATTGGAAGACTTGTTTTCCGAGCGGGTTATAAAGATTTGGATGTAGTAGTGATTAATGATTTGCCAGTGGGGACAAAAGTCTTAGGACATCTTTTAAAATACGATTCTACCTTTGGAACATTTTCGGCTAATGTAGAGACAAAAGAGGATGCTTTGATTGTAGATGGGAAGGAAATAAAGGTAACCAGTTTTAAATCGCCGGCAGAAATTCCTTGGAAGAATTTAGGGGTGGATATTGTTGTAGAATCAAGCGGAGTATTTACGGATAAAGAAAAAGCAATTGGGCACATCCAACAAGGAGCAAAAAAGGTCATTATTACCGCTCCTGCCAAAAATGAAGATATTACGATTGTTTTAGGAGTTAATGATACTAATTACGACCCTAAAAACCATCATATAATTTCTAATGCTTCCTGTACTACTAACTGTCTTGCTCCTGTGGCAAAAGTTTTATTAGACAATTTTGGAGTAAAAAAGGGATTAATGACCACTATCCATTCTTATACCAATGACCAAAGAGTCCTTGACCTTCCGCATAAAGATTTACGACGGGCAAGAGCGGCAAATCTTTCGATGATTCCTACTACCACCGGGGCAGCTAAGGCAATAGGATTAGTTCTTCCCCAGTTGAAAGGAAAAATGGATGGACTGGCAATCAGAGTTCCTACTCCAAACGTCTCTTTGGTAGATTTGGTCTGTGAAGTGGAAAAGGATGCTACCAAAGAGGAAATTAATTCTGCTTTCAAACGTGCTTCAGAGACAAACCTTAAAGGAATACTCTATTATTGCGACCTTCCTCTAGTTTCTCGCGATTTTAATGGTTCAAATTATTCGGCAATATTTGATGCGGAATTGACCAATGTGATAGATAAACGTTTGGTAAAAGTTCTTGCCTGGTACGATAATGAGTGGGCATATTCTTTAAGAGTAGTAGATTTGGTTAAATTGGTGGCAAAGAAATTATAA